A portion of the Candidatus Nitrosotenuis aquarius genome contains these proteins:
- the pth2 gene encoding peptidyl-tRNA hydrolase Pth2 encodes MGLKQVIIVRADLGMGKGKIAAQVGHACVLGAENVRKSRPDWFSKWWQGQAKIVLKVNSESELESIKRDAIEMGLPWAEVTDAGHTQIAPGTFTCLSIGPAPEEQIDKITSELKLL; translated from the coding sequence TTGGGCCTAAAACAAGTCATAATAGTACGGGCAGACCTTGGAATGGGAAAAGGCAAGATTGCAGCTCAGGTGGGGCACGCATGTGTACTTGGAGCAGAAAATGTTCGCAAGTCTCGCCCAGATTGGTTTTCCAAGTGGTGGCAAGGCCAAGCAAAAATAGTGCTCAAGGTAAATTCCGAGTCCGAGCTTGAATCAATAAAGCGGGACGCAATAGAGATGGGCCTTCCATGGGCCGAGGTGACTGATGCAGGCCACACACAGATAGCGCCTGGCACATTTACATGCCTTTCAATAGGTCCTGCCCCAGAAGAGCAAATAGACAAGATAACAAGTGAGCTCAAGCTGCTATGA
- the truD gene encoding tRNA pseudouridine(13) synthase TruD, which translates to MIPKIDSDIGIGVYTTKFAGCGGKIRTRPEDFLVSEVLGKKTRASLCGDGYAVYRLKKSGIDTNHALDLVFKKTGARLKALGLKDAHAVTIQYVCSMAQGKTIPNYSDGKITLERIGFAKKPLSAKDMTGNNFVIRIDGADSTLSSFAESDKILNFYGYQRFGSKRPVTHLIGKAIIQKRFSDAVSLLLSFTSQYDSQENTKLRQEMEDPANYSKVLDVIPPQMDLEKIVLRQMIEHGDPKKALHELPIGIRRLYVEAYQSYLFNLTLTSAYQYGEDLFAPQQGDVCFDKNAKLGKYQMDDSQKLAIPMVGFSYFKKTRFDYHVSKILEQEQVTPSDFYLKEMQESSNEGGFRSAAIHCDDFTIKSDTVSFTLQRGSFATMIMREIIKPQSPLEAGF; encoded by the coding sequence GTGATTCCAAAAATAGACTCTGATATTGGAATAGGGGTGTACACCACAAAATTTGCAGGCTGCGGTGGAAAGATTCGCACCAGGCCTGAAGATTTTTTAGTATCGGAGGTTCTAGGCAAAAAGACACGTGCATCTCTTTGCGGTGACGGCTATGCAGTGTATAGACTAAAAAAATCTGGAATCGACACGAATCACGCACTTGATCTAGTTTTCAAAAAAACCGGCGCAAGGCTCAAGGCGCTGGGGCTCAAGGACGCACATGCCGTAACTATACAATATGTATGCTCTATGGCACAGGGAAAGACAATTCCAAATTATTCCGATGGCAAGATCACACTGGAGAGAATTGGATTTGCAAAAAAACCACTCTCTGCCAAAGACATGACTGGGAATAACTTTGTCATACGTATAGATGGTGCAGACTCGACACTATCCAGCTTTGCAGAATCTGACAAAATTCTGAATTTCTACGGATACCAGAGATTTGGCTCCAAGCGGCCAGTAACACACCTAATTGGCAAGGCGATAATCCAAAAAAGATTTTCAGATGCAGTAAGCCTGTTATTGTCGTTTACTTCGCAATATGATTCGCAGGAAAACACCAAACTAAGGCAGGAAATGGAAGATCCGGCAAACTATTCCAAAGTGCTGGATGTAATTCCGCCACAAATGGACCTAGAAAAAATCGTTCTACGACAAATGATAGAGCACGGGGACCCAAAAAAGGCACTCCACGAGCTACCAATTGGGATTCGCAGGCTGTATGTTGAGGCATACCAGTCATACTTGTTCAATCTCACACTGACTAGTGCGTACCAGTATGGCGAGGATCTCTTTGCGCCGCAACAAGGCGATGTCTGCTTTGACAAAAACGCCAAGCTTGGCAAATACCAAATGGATGACTCACAAAAGCTAGCAATTCCAATGGTCGGCTTTTCCTATTTCAAAAAGACCAGATTTGACTATCATGTCTCAAAGATATTAGAGCAAGAACAAGTCACGCCGTCTGATTTCTATCTAAAGGAAATGCAGGAATCATCCAACGAAGGTGGATTTAGAAGCGCTGCCATACATTGTGATGACTTTACAATAAAGTCTGATACGGTAAGCTTTACGCTTCAGCGCGGATCGTTTGCCACAATGATAATGCGCGAAATAATCAAGCCGCAGAGCCCACTTGAGGCTGGTTTTTAA
- a CDS encoding lyase has product MKKKGIAVAIFFGVILITSTLALALNSSPSQQNPLTKTTITGTPADNFPDLDRPKFCGASNAKSNQYVTEYKIPTDCTQPLAITTDDSGTVYFVQTNTGKIAKFDPDTEYFVEYPNPDWPQGGRSMMWGIDYSFGDVWYTDDSFDSIWKFSTTEEKYSRVGFPTQEDSLPQHLKVLGNQIIVNDFYEGKISLYDRTQTSKDKTYTNIPTPIPGSFVGGFDVDSDGNIWYTNWMLRQGGALIKFDYNSFADYVASGTGKNVTVLDFSETFNLPQSIAAPNGLAVDKNGNVWLADTASSNFYKFTESTESYTRYTTPIAPLATYGNATGMIKTPVSQPYWAQIEGDKLYFNEQASNALAVFDIEQEYLVEYHVPSRNPNWADCGDKSDCGIAQVFGFDVAGDKIWFTQWVENKIGKVDLAKPLSTTVSTSSKQLTIPKGQTASVDVMISTNQNTEILSKATSEFSDIIVKTPVSTISESQSVPVSIVTNPSALPGTYKVLVSARTADVTVSEFITVTITQ; this is encoded by the coding sequence GTGAAGAAAAAGGGAATAGCAGTAGCAATATTTTTTGGAGTAATTCTAATAACATCAACACTGGCACTTGCACTAAACTCTAGCCCAAGCCAGCAAAACCCGCTGACAAAGACCACCATTACCGGAACACCGGCAGACAACTTTCCGGATTTGGATAGGCCAAAGTTCTGTGGCGCCAGTAATGCAAAATCAAATCAATATGTAACTGAATACAAAATCCCGACTGACTGCACACAACCACTAGCAATCACAACTGATGACTCTGGAACTGTGTACTTTGTTCAGACAAACACCGGCAAAATAGCAAAATTTGATCCAGACACAGAATACTTTGTGGAATATCCAAACCCTGACTGGCCACAGGGCGGGCGCTCTATGATGTGGGGAATTGATTATTCATTTGGCGATGTTTGGTATACCGATGATTCGTTTGACTCTATCTGGAAATTTTCAACAACTGAAGAAAAATACTCTCGTGTAGGCTTTCCAACACAGGAAGACTCGCTTCCGCAACACCTCAAGGTGCTTGGCAACCAAATTATAGTAAACGACTTTTATGAAGGCAAAATAAGCCTCTATGATCGCACACAAACCTCAAAAGACAAAACATACACAAACATCCCGACTCCTATTCCGGGCTCTTTTGTTGGCGGATTTGATGTGGATTCTGATGGAAACATCTGGTACACAAACTGGATGCTCAGACAAGGCGGCGCACTGATAAAATTCGACTATAACTCGTTTGCAGACTATGTCGCATCAGGCACTGGCAAAAATGTAACCGTACTGGACTTTTCAGAGACCTTCAACCTGCCTCAATCAATTGCCGCGCCAAACGGACTGGCAGTGGACAAGAACGGAAATGTCTGGCTTGCAGACACTGCCAGCAGCAACTTTTACAAGTTTACAGAATCGACTGAATCCTATACTAGATACACTACTCCAATTGCACCGCTTGCAACATATGGCAACGCAACCGGCATGATCAAGACTCCTGTCAGCCAGCCTTATTGGGCGCAAATTGAAGGCGACAAATTATACTTTAATGAGCAGGCATCAAACGCACTGGCGGTATTTGACATTGAGCAAGAATATCTGGTGGAATATCACGTGCCGTCAAGAAACCCAAACTGGGCCGACTGTGGTGACAAATCCGACTGTGGAATTGCGCAGGTCTTTGGATTTGACGTGGCAGGAGACAAAATCTGGTTTACCCAGTGGGTTGAAAACAAAATTGGCAAAGTAGACCTTGCAAAACCACTATCGACTACCGTTTCTACCTCAAGCAAGCAACTAACAATTCCAAAGGGGCAGACTGCGTCAGTTGACGTAATGATATCCACAAACCAAAACACGGAAATCCTGTCAAAGGCAACATCCGAGTTCTCTGATATTATAGTAAAAACTCCAGTTTCAACTATCTCTGAATCCCAGTCAGTTCCAGTATCGATTGTGACTAACCCGTCTGCACTTCCTGGCACCTACAAGGTCCTAGTCTCTGCAAGGACTGCGGATGTTACCGTGTCTGAATTTATCACAGTAACAATAACGCAGTGA
- a CDS encoding thioredoxin-like domain-containing protein — MFDFSVSKAPEFPEFDWLNTNSDISLSKLRGHVVVLDFWTYCCINCMHTLPTLAKLEHVYSDKPVVFIGVHSGKFSSEQETKNVQSAILRYEIEHPVIVDRQMKIWQSFGVRAWPTIVILDPAGNVVYHQSGEGQYDVISDTIDVLLQKYEQKGTLARVPLDIKPSRPAKNNTPSFPGKLSISQSGKIAISDSNHNRIIIVDVSGNILNVIGSGKVGLKDGGFAVAEFFRPQGVAWNGDVLFVADTENHSLRKIDFAQNKVLTVAGTGKQGPWRSQGGRGIATAISSPWDVACKDNLVYVAMAGNHQIWTYDITTEMILPFAGTGQEDIIDGPAKSAQLAQPSGLSISGNVLYFADSETSAIRKIDLATNTVQSLVGHGLFEFGHEDGHTDSALFQHPLGLCATPEAIFVADTYNSAIRVIDLKTSQVYTLIGKTEKETVCLPENPSCDILALYEPSDVELYEGRLYISDTNNHLIRVFDLKTNTLSTLEIK, encoded by the coding sequence ATGTTTGACTTTTCCGTATCAAAGGCACCAGAATTTCCGGAATTTGACTGGCTAAACACAAACTCGGACATTTCATTATCAAAACTAAGGGGGCATGTCGTGGTGCTGGACTTTTGGACGTATTGCTGTATAAACTGCATGCATACATTACCAACACTTGCCAAGCTAGAGCATGTATATAGCGACAAGCCGGTTGTGTTCATAGGGGTTCACTCGGGCAAGTTTTCTAGCGAACAAGAGACAAAAAACGTCCAATCTGCCATTCTGCGATACGAAATAGAGCACCCTGTCATAGTGGACAGGCAAATGAAGATCTGGCAGAGCTTTGGCGTGCGGGCGTGGCCTACAATAGTGATACTGGATCCTGCGGGAAATGTGGTGTATCACCAGTCCGGCGAAGGGCAATACGACGTCATCTCTGACACAATTGATGTGTTGTTGCAAAAATATGAGCAAAAGGGCACTCTGGCAAGAGTGCCACTAGACATCAAGCCATCTAGGCCTGCAAAAAACAACACACCGTCGTTTCCAGGCAAACTATCCATTTCACAATCAGGCAAAATCGCAATAAGTGATTCTAATCATAATAGAATCATAATAGTTGATGTTTCTGGCAATATCTTGAATGTTATCGGAAGTGGAAAAGTCGGACTCAAAGACGGCGGTTTTGCAGTTGCAGAGTTTTTCAGGCCGCAAGGCGTTGCGTGGAATGGTGATGTATTGTTTGTTGCAGACACTGAAAATCATTCATTGCGTAAAATTGACTTTGCGCAAAACAAAGTACTAACAGTTGCAGGAACTGGCAAGCAGGGACCGTGGCGCTCGCAAGGAGGAAGAGGAATCGCGACTGCAATCAGCTCGCCATGGGATGTTGCATGCAAGGACAACCTAGTCTATGTTGCAATGGCAGGAAATCACCAAATTTGGACATATGATATTACAACTGAGATGATACTGCCGTTTGCTGGTACCGGCCAGGAAGACATCATAGACGGCCCGGCAAAATCCGCGCAACTGGCACAGCCAAGTGGTCTGTCCATTTCCGGAAATGTACTGTATTTTGCAGACAGTGAAACATCTGCAATAAGAAAAATCGACCTTGCAACAAACACTGTACAGTCTTTGGTCGGCCATGGATTATTCGAATTTGGCCACGAAGATGGTCATACTGACTCTGCATTATTTCAACACCCTCTGGGATTGTGTGCAACACCTGAGGCGATATTTGTTGCAGACACGTACAATTCCGCAATTCGAGTAATTGATCTAAAAACAAGCCAGGTTTACACGCTTATTGGCAAGACAGAAAAAGAGACAGTCTGCCTTCCAGAGAATCCGTCTTGCGATATTTTGGCACTATACGAGCCTAGCGACGTAGAACTATACGAAGGAAGACTCTATATTTCTGACACAAACAACCATCTGATCCGCGTCTTTGATCTAAAGACAAACACGCTATCCACGCTGGAGATAAAATGA
- a CDS encoding glycosyltransferase, with product MKYSEIPSGTQVSIIIPTYNESQNILKILKSIQDNLPKNTRAQTIVVDDNSPDGTGKLVEEYMQSVKKFANNTIEVIHRKTKDGLASAILKGVQLATGNTIVVMDSDLSHPASLLPKMIDALKHPKYDIVVASRYVNGGAIVGWTRKRKFLSKLATFIAKRGLGVRTKDPMSGFFAFKKPVIQGLSFDAIGYKMLLEILVKAKSANVLEIPYTFTNREFGKSKLDSKTIFDYLKAVWKLYRYGKEANKEERRKSVSFFSKAGRFYSIGAIGLAINYVVSSLFTDVVSDLWYLHATIIGIAVSMSSNFVLNKIWTFEDRNFEPKHASIQYAKFMGLSSLGALAQLAMVYLLVDHNKMDYPLALVLAVATSALSNFVLNKKLTFKEKVWS from the coding sequence ATGAAATACAGCGAGATCCCAAGTGGTACTCAGGTCTCTATTATCATTCCAACATATAATGAGTCACAAAACATACTCAAAATTCTAAAATCAATTCAGGACAATTTGCCAAAGAACACCAGGGCACAAACCATAGTAGTTGACGACAATTCACCGGACGGCACAGGCAAGCTAGTCGAAGAATACATGCAAAGCGTCAAAAAGTTTGCAAATAATACCATCGAGGTAATACACAGAAAGACAAAGGACGGCCTGGCATCTGCAATACTCAAGGGAGTGCAGCTTGCCACTGGCAATACTATTGTTGTCATGGACAGTGATTTATCACACCCTGCAAGCCTTTTACCAAAAATGATTGATGCACTAAAGCATCCAAAATACGACATTGTCGTCGCATCGCGATACGTAAACGGCGGCGCTATTGTCGGATGGACTAGAAAAAGAAAATTCCTCTCAAAACTTGCTACATTTATCGCAAAGCGTGGCCTTGGTGTGCGCACCAAAGACCCAATGTCTGGCTTTTTTGCATTCAAAAAACCGGTGATTCAGGGCTTGAGCTTTGACGCCATAGGCTACAAGATGCTGCTTGAAATACTAGTCAAGGCAAAGAGCGCAAACGTCTTGGAAATACCCTACACATTTACAAACCGGGAATTTGGCAAAAGCAAGCTAGACTCTAAAACAATATTTGATTATCTCAAGGCAGTCTGGAAGCTATATCGATACGGCAAGGAAGCAAACAAGGAAGAAAGACGCAAATCTGTCAGCTTTTTCTCAAAGGCAGGCAGATTCTACTCTATTGGCGCAATCGGTCTTGCCATAAACTATGTAGTCTCGTCGCTCTTTACGGACGTGGTGTCTGATCTGTGGTATCTGCACGCCACCATAATTGGCATTGCAGTGTCCATGTCTAGTAACTTTGTTCTCAACAAAATATGGACCTTTGAGGATCGCAACTTTGAGCCAAAACACGCATCAATTCAATATGCCAAATTCATGGGACTAAGCTCGCTTGGTGCGCTAGCGCAGCTTGCAATGGTGTATTTGCTAGTTGATCACAACAAAATGGACTATCCTCTGGCACTTGTTCTGGCTGTTGCAACAAGCGCACTGTCGAATTTTGTACTGAACAAAAAACTGACATTCAAAGAAAAAGTATGGTCTTAA
- a CDS encoding Lrp/AsnC ligand binding domain-containing protein, which translates to MTQTAYVLVSCMMGQEHSILEQIRTIPQVKTAIITYGEYDIVAKIETSTAQEMAEIISSQIRQIQKIRSTITLHVI; encoded by the coding sequence ATGACCCAGACTGCATATGTGCTGGTTAGCTGCATGATGGGCCAAGAACATTCCATCCTGGAGCAAATACGGACAATCCCTCAGGTAAAAACAGCAATAATAACATACGGCGAATACGACATTGTCGCAAAAATAGAGACCAGCACCGCTCAAGAGATGGCAGAAATAATTTCTTCACAAATAAGGCAAATCCAAAAAATTCGAAGCACTATAACCTTGCACGTAATCTAG